A genomic window from Anas platyrhynchos isolate ZD024472 breed Pekin duck chromosome 13, IASCAAS_PekinDuck_T2T, whole genome shotgun sequence includes:
- the CELSR3 gene encoding cadherin EGF LAG seven-pass G-type receptor 3 isoform X2: MAAERQQPAAPSRLQRGLQPLLLLLLLLLLPLFPPGLGAAEPPGSGGCPAASPCWLAGGAAAASPPPGGLPPGLRRRSPQRCPPRSAPPPAPVWRGRRAAPNRHPLFPQYNYQAEVAENQPAGTAVVAVAAQDPDGGEAGRLVYSMDALMNSRSRELFSIDPRAGLITTTQALDRESMELHYFRVTAADHGAPRLSATTMVAIAVADRNDHDPVFEQGEYRETIRENVEEGYPILQLRATDVDSPPNANIRYRFVNERAAHAVFEIDPRSGLITTSGPVDREKMERYSLVVEANDQGREPGPRSATVKVYITVLDENDNTPQFSEKRYIVQVREDIRPHTEILRVTATDLDKDNNALVHYNIISGNSRGQFSIDSVTGEIQVVAPLDFEVEREYALRIRAQDAGRPPLSNNTGMASIQVVDINDHAPIFVSTPFQISVLENAPLGHSVIHIQAVDADYGENARLEYKLTGVSADTPFVVNSATGWITVSGPLDRESVEHYFFGVEARDHGSPSLSASASVTITVMDVNDNRPEFTQKEYFIRLNEDAAVGTSVLSVTAIDRDVNSAITYQITGGNTRNRFSISTQGGVGIITLSLPLDYKQERRYVLTVTASDRTLRDNCHVHINITDANTHRPVFQSAHYSVSINEDRPVGSTVVVISATDDDVGENARITYYLEDNVPQFRIDPDSGAITLQAELDYEDQVTYTLAITAKDNGIPQKADTTYVEIMVNDVNDNAPQFVSTHYQGMISEDAPPFTSVLQISATDRDAHTNGRVQYTFQNGEDGDGDFTIEPTSGIIRTVRRLDRENVPVYELTAYAVDRGIPPQRTPVHIQVTIQDVNDNAPVFPAEEFEVLVKENSIVGSVVAQITAVDPDEGPNAQIMYQIVEGNIPEIFQMDIFSGELTALIDLDYETKPEYVIVVQATSAPLVSRATVHIKLIDQNDNSPVLKNFQILFNNYVSNKSNTFPSGVIGKVPAYDPDVSDRLFYTFERGNELHLLIVNQSSGELRLSRKLDNNRPLVASMLVTVTDGIHSVTAQCVLRVLIITEDMLANSITVRLENMWQERFLSPLLATFLEGVATVLATPKEDVFIFNIQNDTDVGGTVLNVSFSALAPRGGRYFSSEELQEQLYMKRMALTGASMLEVLPFDDNVCLREPCQNYMKCISVLKFDSSAPFIASPSTLFRPIHPIAGLRCRCPQGFTGDYCETEINLCYSNPCLHGGTCTRREGGYTCVCRQHFSGENCEVDSRSGRCQPGVCRNGGTCTDGTDGGFRCQCPAGGFEAPFCEVSVRSFPPRSFVMFRGLRQRFHLTLALSFSTVEPSGLLLYNGRLNERHDFLAVEIIQGQLQLKYSTGESSTVVSPYLPGGVSDGQWHTLQLRYYNKPKVSALGVVQGPSKDKVAILTVDECDASVALQFGSEIGNYSCAAEGVQTSSKKSLDLTGPLLLGGVPNLPENFPVTHRDFVGCMRDLYIDSKRIDLASYIANNGTTTGCHAKHTFCDSNPCKNGGTCSVSWGTYSCLCPVGFGGKDCRHTMHHAHYFQGNSVLTWDFKTDVKISVPWYLGLAFRTRQPDGVLLQAHAGQYTTLLCQLAGGLLSFMVSRGSGRSTSLVLDQLQLSDGRWHDLQLELRDVRSGRDSRYVITLTLDFGLYQDTVVVGNELHGLKVKHLHVGGVLGSGEVQNGLRGCIQGVRLGDSVTGTVLPKPSHALRVEAGCSVPSPCDSSPCPANSICKDEWQSYSCVCLPGYYGGDCVDACHLNPCKNKSVCRRKPGSPLGYVCECAGNFFGQYCEHRMDQQCPKGWWGNPSCGPCNCDVNKGFDPDCNKTNGQCHCKDFHYRPKGSDTCLPCDCYPVGSSSRSCDKETGRCHCRPGVIGRQCNSCDSPFAEVTPSGCEVLYDGCPKSLKAGVWWPQTKFGLSAVVLCPKGSLGAAVRHCDEEKGWLEPDLFNCTSPAFKELSILLEGLERNETELNTIEAKKLAHRLRAVTDHMEHYFGNDVHITYRLLSRLMAFESRQRGFGLTATQDAHFNENLLRAGSSVLAPENREHWAMLPHSEHGSASLMEQLRDYSGTLASNMKLTYLNPVGVVTPNIMLSIDRMENHSHVRRRYPRYHSSLFRGQPAWDPHTHVVLPLSVLSPPKTEAAPTAVPTLVGGEGNYTVESSSPRQALPEPEPALTVIILIMYRTLGGLLPARYQVDRRSVRLPKNPVMNSPIVSVSVFSNHTFLRGPLDTPLVLEFRLLETANRSKPLCVQWNHSSPTNPSGFWTARDCELVYRNTTHVHCQCSQFGTFGVLMDSSHREQLEGDLETLAIVTYSLVSLSLVALLLTFSFLTCLKGLKSNTRGIHSNIAVTLFFSELLFLLGINRTENQFLCTVIAILLHCFFLSTFAWLFVQGLHIYRMQTEARNVNFGAMRFYYAIGWGVPAIITGLAVGLDPEGYGNPDFCWISIHDKLVWSFAGPITVVVVMNGVMFLLVAKMSCSPGQKETKKKSVLMTLRSSFVLLLVISTTWLFGLLAVNNSVLAFHYLYTVLCSLQGLAVLILFCVLNEEVQEAWKLACLGKKGPSEEATRSTQGPNAYNNTALFEESGLIRITLGASTISSVSSVRSARTHSSQRGYLRENVTARQGSALDHSLLGHAGPTDIDVAMFHRDAGGDQDSDSDSDLSLDEERSLSIPSSESEENVRLRGRFQRQFKRAAHSERLLTNPANTTPKDVDGNDLMSYWPALGECEVHPCSLQKWGSERKLGFDVNKDAANNNQPDLALTSGDENSLTQTQRQRKGILKNRLQYPPTIQGLPSVGRMTNELSWYKTSTLGHRAVPAASYGRIYSGAGSLSQPASRYSSREQLDMLMRRQMSREQLSRNNSGECLETVPSRHGSREELDTIPSRHGSTEHLENISSRHGSRENLDLLTPRPSQRDHGNTLPRRQGSRDHLETLPCRFGSREQLDCGLVREVSREWLNTLPSRQVSRDRIDTLPSRDTSREQLDLLSRRQPSRDQLASARQTSREQLDFLSRRSNSREPLGTVPSRQPSQENLGSLSRRQLSRESLEPLSRRQPSRENLEAIPSRHPSTEQLDILSSILASFNTSVLSSVQSSSTPSGPQTTATPSAVQTSSPPSAACPSTPRSTTSHSISELSPDSEIMRNEGHS, encoded by the exons ATGGCGGCGGAGCGGCAGCAACCGGCTGCTCCGAGCCGCCTCCAGCGGGGACTGCAGccgcttctcctccttctcctgctgctgctgctccctttgTTCCCCCCCGGGCTCGGGGCCGCCGAGCCGCCGGGCAGCGGGGGGTGCCCCGCCGCCTCGCCCTGCTGGCTGGCGGGGGGTGCCGCCGCCGCTTCCCCaccccccggggggctgcccccggggctccgccgccgctcccctcagcgctgcccgccccgcagcgccccgccgccggccccggtGTGGAGGGGGAGGCGAGCGGCCCCCAACCGGCACCCGCTGTTCCCGCAGTACAACTACCAGGCGGAGGTGGCCGAGAACCAGCCGGCGGGGACggcggtggtggcggtggcggcgcAAGACCCCGACGGGGGCGAAGCGGGGCGCTTGGTGTACTCCATGGACGCCCTGATGAACAGCCGCTCGCGGGAGCTCTTCAGCATCGACCCGCGAGCCGGGCTCATCACCACCACCCAAGCCCTCGACCGGGAGAGCATGGAGCTGCATTACTTCCGAGTGACGGCCGCCGACCACGGGGCGCCGCGGTTGTCCGCCACCACCATGGTGGCCATCGCCGTGGCCGACCGCAACGATCACGACCCGGTGTTCGAGCAGGGCGAGTACCGGGAGACCATCCGGGAGAATGTGGAGGAAGGCTACCCCATCCTGCAGCTGCGGGCCACCGATGTTGACTCGCCGCCCAACGCCAACATCCGCTACCGCTTCGTCAACGAGCGGGCCGCCCACGCCGTCTTCGAGATCGACCCCCGCTCCGGCCTCATCACCACCAGCGGGCCGGTGGACAGGGAGAAGATGGAGAGGTACTCGCTGGTGGTGGAGGCCAACGACCAGGGGAGGGAGCCGGGGCCTCGCTCCGCCACCGTCAAGGTCTACATCACGGTGCTGGATGAGAACGACAACACCCCGCAGTTCAGCGAGAAGCGCTACATCGTCCAGGTGAGGGAGGACATACGGCCCCACACGGAAATCCTGCGCGTCACCGCCACCGACTTGGACAAGGACAACAACGCCCTCGTCCACTACAACATCATCAGCGGGAACAGCCGGGGCCAGTTCTCCATCGACAGCGTCACCGGGGAGATACAGGTGGTGGCCCCGCTGGATTTCGAGGTGGAGCGGGAGTACGCCCTGAGGATCCGGGCGCAGGACGCGGGGCGCCCTCCCCTCTCCAACAACACCGGCATGGCCAGCATCCAAGTGGTGGACATCAACGACCATGCCCCCATCTTCGTCAGCACCCCCTTCCAAATCTCCGTCCTGGAGAACGCCCCGCTCGGCCACTCCGTCATCCACATCCAGGCCGTGGACGCGGACTATGGCGAGAATGCGCGCCTGGAGTACAAACTGACGGGGGTCTCGGCCGACACCCCCTTCGTGGTGAACAGTGCCACGGGGTGGATCACGGTCAGCGGGCCCTTGGACCGGGAGTCGGTAGAGCACTATTTCTTTGGGGTAGAGGCTCGGGATCACGGCTCCCCGTCTTTGTCTGCGTCTGCCAGCGTCACCATCACGGTGATGGATGTCAACGACAACCGCCCCGAGTTCACCCAGAAGGAGTACTTCATCCGCCTGAACGAGGACGCGGCGGTGGGGACCAGCGTCCTCAGTGTCACAGCGATTGATCGGGACGTGAACAGCGCCATCACCTACCAGATCACGGGGGGCAACACGCGGAACCGCTTCTCCATCAGCACGCAGGGTGGGGTGGGGATCATCACTCTGTCCCTGCCGCTGGACTACAAGCAGGAGAGGCGCTACGTGCTCACCGTCACGGCCTCCGACCGCACCCTGCGTGACAACTGCCACGTTCACATCAACATCACCGATGCCAACACGCACCGGCCCGTCTTCCAGAGCGCCCACTACTCCGTGAGCATCAACGAGGACCGGCCTGTGGGCAGCACTGTGGTGGTGATCAGTGCCACGGATGATGATGTGGGGGAAAACGCCCGCATCACGTACTACCTAGAAGACAACGTCCCTCAGTTTCGCATCGATCCAGACTCCGGGGCCATCACTCTCCAGGCAGAACTGGACTACGAGGACCAGGTCACCTACACGTTGGCTATCACTGCCAAGGACAATGGGATCCCGCAGAAAGCAGACACTACCTACGTTGAAATCATGGTGAATGATGTTAATGACAACGCGCCCCAGTTCGTCAGCACTCATTACCAGGGCATGATCTCTGAGGACGCGCCTCCCTTCACCAGCGTGCTCCAGATCTCTGCCACCGACCGGGATGCCCACACCAACGGGCGAGTGCAGTACACCTTCCAGAACGGGGAGGACGGGGATGGAGACTTCACCATAGAGCCCACCTCAGGCATCATTCGCACCGTCCGCAGGCTGGACCGCGAGAACGTCCCCGTCTATGAGTTGACTGCGTACGCTGTGGACAGGGGCATCCCTCCGCAGCGAACTCCTGTCCATATCCAGGTTACCATTCAGGATGTGAATGACAATGCCCCTGTCTTCCCAGCCGAAGAGTTTGAGGTCTTGGTAAAGGAGAACAGCATCGTAGGCTCTGTCGTGGCCCAGATCACAGCCGTCGACCCGGATGAGGGACCCAACGCCCAAATCATGTACCAGATTGTGGAAGGCAACATCCCCGAGATCTTCCAGATGGACATCTTTTCTGGGGAGCTCACAGCCTTGATAGACCTGGATTACGAGACAAAACCAGAGTACGTGATTGTAGTGCAAGCCACCTCTGCCCCTTTGGTCAGCAGAGCCACGGTGCACATCAAACTCATTGACCAGAACGACAACAGCCCCGTTCTCAAGAACTTCCAGATCCTGTTCAATAACTACGTGTCCAATAAGTCCAACACCTTCCCCTCGGGGGTCATCGGGAAGGTCCCAGCCTATGACCCCGATGTGTCCGACCGCCTCTTCTACACCTTCGAACGGGGAAACGAGCTGCACTTGTTGATTGTGAATCAGTCGAGCGGGGAGCTGAGGCTGAGCCGCAAGCTGGACAACAACCGCCCGCTCGTGGCCTCCATGCTGGTGACCGTCACAG ACGGCATCCACAGCGTGACGGCCCAGTGCGTCCTGCGGGTGCTCATCATCACGGAGGACATGCTGGCCAACAGCATCACGGTGCGGCTGGAGAACATGTGGCAGGAGCGCTTCCTCTCCCCGCTGCTGGCCACCTTCCTGGAAGGGGTGGCCACCGTGCTGGCGACGCCCAAGGAGGACGTCTTCATCTTCAACATCCAGAACGACACGGACGTGGGGGGCACGGTGCTCAACGTCAGCTTCTCGGCGCTGGCGCCGCGGGGCGGGCGCTACTTCAGCtcggaggagctgcaggagcagctctaCATGAAGCGCATGGCCCTGACGGGCGCCTCCatgctggaggtgctgccctTCGACGACAACGTCTGCCTGCGGGAGCCCTGCCAGAACTACATGAAGTGCATCTCCGTCCTCAAATTCGACAGCTCGGCCCCCTTCATCGCCTCGCCCTCCACCCTTTTCCGCCCCATCCACCCCATCGCCGGCCTGCGCTGCCGCTGCCCGCAGGGCTTCACCGGCGACTACTGCGAGACGGAGATCAACCTCTGCTACTCCAACCCCTGCCTCCACGGCGGCACCTGCACCCGCAGGGAAGGGGGCTACACCTGCGTGTGTCGCCAGCACTTCAGCG GCGAGAACTGCGAGGTGGACAGCCGCTCGGGGCGCTGCCAGCCCGGCGTGTGCCGCAACGGGGGCACCTGCACCGACGGCACCGACGGGGGCTTCCGCTGCCAGTGCCCGGCGGGCGGCTTCGAGGCGCCCTTCTGCGAGGTGTCCGTGcgctccttccctccccgctCCTTCGTCATGTTCCGGGGCCTGCGCCAACGCTTCCACCTCACCCTCGCCCTCTC GTTCAGCACGGTGGAGCCCAGCGGGCTCCTGCTCTACAACGGGCGCCTGAACGAGCGGCACGACTTCCTGGCCGTGGAGATCatccaggggcagctgcagctgaaatACTCCACAG GGGAATCCAGCACGGTGGTGAGCCCCTACCTGCCTGGGGGCGTGAGCGACGGGCAGTGGCACACGCTGCAGCTCCGCTACTACAACAAG CCCAAGGTCAGCGCCCTGGGGGTGGTGCAGGGCCCCTCCAAGGACAAGGTGGCCATCCTGACGGTGGACGAGTGCGACGCTTCGGTGGCCCTGCAGTTCGGCAGCGAGATCGGGAACTACTCCTGTGCCGCCGAGGGAGTGCAGACCAGCTCCAAAAA GTCCCTGGACCTCACAGGTCCCTTGCTCCTCGGAGGGGTCCCCAACCTGCCGGAGAACTTCCCCGTCACTCACCGGGACTTTGTGGGCTGCATGAGAGACCTCTACATCGACAGCAAACGCATCGACCTGGCCTCCTACATCGCCAACAACGGGACCACGACAG GCTGCCACGCCAAGCACACCTTCTGCGACTCCAACCCCTGCAAGAACGGCGGCACCTGCTCGGTCAGCTGGGGGACCTactcctgcctctgccccgTGGGCTTCGGGGGCAAAGACTGCCGCCACA cCATGCACCATGCCCACTATTTCCAGGGCAACAGTGTCCTCACCTGGGACTTCAAGACGGACGTGAAGATCTCGGTGCCGTGGTACCTGGGGCTGGCGTTTCGGACGCGCCAGCCCGACGGGGTGCTCCTGCAGGCACACGCCGGGCAGTACACAACCCTGCTCTGCCAG ctggcaggggGGCTGCTGTCCTTCATGGTGAGCAGGGGCTCGGGGCGCAGCACCAGCCTGGTGCTGgaccagctgcagctcagcgACGGGCGATGGCACgacctgcagctggagctgcgCGACGTCCGCAGCGGGCGAGACTCGCGCTACGTCATCACCCTCACCCTGGATTTTGGGCTCTACCAG GATACGGTGGTTGTCGGGAACGAACTGCACGGCCTGAAGGTGAAACATCTGCACGTGGGGGGAGTCCTGGGCTCTGGCGAGGTGCAGAACGGGCTGAGGGGCTGCATACAG GGTGTGCGACTGGGTGACAGCGTCACCGGGACCGTGCTGCCCAAGCCCAGCCATGCCCTGAGGGTGGAGGCTGGCTGCAGCGTGCCGAGCCCCTGCGACTCCAGCCCCTGCCCGGCCAACAGCATCTGCAAGGACGAGTGGCAGAGCTACTCCTGCGTGTGCCTGCCAG GGTATTACGGAGGGGACTGCGTGGATGCCTGTCACCTCAACCCCTGCAAGAACAAGTCCGTGTGTCGCCGCAAGCCGGGCTCCCCCCTGGGCTACGTGTGCGAGTGTGCAGGGAACTTTTTTGGGCAGTACTGCGAGCACAG GATGGACCAGCAGTGTCCGAAGGGCTGGTGGGGGAACCCCAGCTGCGGGCCGTGTAACTGCGACGTCAACAAGGGCTTCGATCCCGACTGCAACAAAACCAACGGGCAGTGCCACTGCAAG GACTTCCACTACCGCCCGAAAGGCAGCGACACCTGCCTGCCTTGCGACTGCTACCCCGTGGGCTCGTCCTCGCGCTCCTGCGACAAGGAAACCGGCCGTTGCCACTGCAGGCCCGGCGTCATCGGCCGCCAGTGCAACAGCTGTGACAGCCCCTTCGCCGAGGTGACACCCAGCGGCTGCGAGG TGCTCTACGACGGATGCCCCAAAAGCCTGAAAGCAGGCGTGTGGTGGCCCCAGACCAAATTCGGGCTCTCGGCTGTGGTGCTGTGCCCCAAAGGCTCCTTGG GCGCAGCTGTCAGACACTGTGACGAGGAGAAGGGCTGGCTGGAGCCAGACCTCTTCAACTGCACCTCGCCTGCCTTCAAGGAGCTCTCCATCCTG CTGGAGGGCTTGGAGAGGAACGAGACCGAGCTCAACACCATCGAAGCCAAGAAGCTGGCCCACCGGCTGCGGGCGGTGACGGACCACATGGAGCACTACTTTGGGAACGACGTGCACATCACCTACCGCCTGCTGTCTCGCCTGATGGCCTTCGAGAGCCGGCAGCGCGGCTTTGGGCTGACGGCCACACAGGATGCCCACTTCAACGAG AACCTGCTGCGCGCGGGCAGCTCCGTGCTGGCCCCCGAGAACCGTGAGCACTGGGCCATGCTGCCGCACAGCGAGCACGGCAGCGCCAGCCTGATGGAGCAGCTGCGGGACTACTCGGGCACGCTGGCCAGCAACATGAAGCTCACCTACCTCAACCCCGTCGGCGTCGTCACCCCCAACATCA TGCTGAGCATCGACCGCATGGAGAACCACTCGCACGTCCGCCGGCGCTACCCGCGCTACCACAGCAGCCTCTTCCGTGGCCAGCCCGCCTGGGACCCCCACACCCACGTCGTGCTGCCGCTGTCGGTGCTCAGCCCCCCGAAAACCGAAG CTGCCCCCACAGCAGTGCCAACGCTTGTTGGGGGCGAAGGGAACTACACCGTGGAGAGCTCCTCCCCGAGGCAGGCGCTGCCGGAGCCCGAGCCTGCCCTCACCGTCATCATCCTCATCATGTACCGcaccctgggggggctgctccccgcCCGCTACCAGGTGGATCGCCGCAGCGTCAG GCTCCCCAAGAATCCCGTGATGAACTCCCCCATCGTCAGCGTCTCCGTGTTCAGCAATCACACCTTCCTGCGGGGGCCCCTGGACACCCCCCTCGTGCTGGAGTTTCGCCTGCTGGAGACGGCCAACAGGAGCAAACCCCTCTGCGTCCAGTGGAACCACTCCAGCCC GACCAACCCGTCGGGCTTCTGGACAGCCAGAGACTGTGAGCTGGTGTACCGCAACACCACGCACGTGCATtgccagtgctcccagtttggCACCTTTGGGGTTCTGATGGACAGCTCGCACCGAGAG caactgGAAGGTGACCTGGAGACGCTGGCAATTGTCACCTACTCCTTGGTGTCCCTCTCCCTGGTGGCCCTGCTGCTCACCTTCTCCTTCCTGACCTGCCTCAAAGGCCTCAAGTCCAACACGCGTGGCATCCACTCCAACATAGCAGTCACCCTCTTTTTCTCCGAGCTGCTCTTCCTGCTGGGCATCAACCGCACCGAGAACCAG TTCCTCTGCACCGTGATCGCCATCCTCCTCCACTGCTTCTTCCTCTCCACCTTCGCCTGGCTCTTCGTTCAGGGCCTCCACATCTACCGCATGCAGACGGAAGCCCGCAACGTCAACTTCGGGGCCATGCGTTTCTACTATGCCATCGGCTGGGGGGTGCCCGCCATCATCACCG ggctgGCTGTTGGCCTGGATCCCGAGGGCTACGGGAACCCTGACTTCTGCTGGATTTCCATTCATGATAAGCTGGTCTGGAGCTTTGCAGGCCCCATTACTGTCGTCGTTGTG ATGAACGGGGTGATGTTCCTGCTTGTGGCCAAGATGTCCTGTTCCCCAGGCCAAAAGGAGACCAAGAAGAAATCGGTTCT cATGACGTTACGGAGCTCCTTTGTTCTGCTTCTAGTTATTAGCACTACCTGGCTCTTTGGCCTCTTGGCTGTCAACAACAGTGTCCTGGCTTTCCACTACCTCTACACTGTCCTCTGCAGCCTCCAG ggcCTGGCCGTGCTGATCCTCTTCTGCGTGCTGAACGAGGAGGTGCAGGAGGCCTGGAAGCTGGCCTGTCTCGGCAAGAAAGGGCCGAGCGAGGAGGCAACGAGGAGCACACAG GGCCCCAACGCCTACAACAACACGGCGCTGTTCGAGGAGAGCGGCCTCATCCGCATCACGCTGGGGGCCTCCACCATCTCCTCGGTGAGCAGCGTGCGCTCTGCCCGCACCCACTCCAGCCAGCGGGGCTACCTCAG AGAGAACGTGACGGCGCGGCAGGGCTCGGCCCTGGATCACAGCCTGCTGGGTCACGCCGGCCCCACCGACATCGACGTGGCCATGTTCCACCGGGATGCTGGGGGAG ACCAGGACTCGGATTCGGACAGCGACCTGTCCCTGGACGAGGAGCGCAGCCTCTCCATCCCGTCCTCGGAGAGCGAGGAGAACGTGCGCCTGCGGGGCCGCTTCCAGCGCCAGTTCAAGCGGGCGGCGCACAGCGAGCGCCTCCTCACCAACCCCGCCAACACCACCCCCAAAG ACGTGGATGGCAACGACCTGATGTCCTACTGGCCGGCGCTGGGCGAGTGCGAGGTTcacccctgctccctgcagaagTGGGGCTCCGAGAGGAAGCTGGGGTTTGATGTCAACAAGGATGCGGCCAACAACAACCAGCCGGACCTGGCCCTGACCAGCGGGGATGAGAACTCCCTCACCCAGACCCAGCGGCAaaggaaag GGATCTTGAAGAACCGCCTGCAGTACCCTCCGACTATCCAAGGCTTGCCGTCCGTGGGCAGGATGACCAACGAGCTGTCGTGGTACAAAACCTCCACGCTGGGTCACAGGGCTGTGCCCGCTGCCTCCTACGGCAGGATTTACTCCGGGGCGGGCAGCCTGTCGCAGCCGGCCAGCCGCTACTCGTCGCGGGAGCAGCTCGACATGCTGATGAGGAGACAGATGTCCCGGGAACAGCTGAGCAGGAACAACTCGGGGGAGTGCTTGGAAACGGTGCCCAGCCGGCACGGCTCCAGGGAGGAGCTGGACACCATCCCCAGCAGGCACGGGTCTACCGAACACCTAGAAAATATCTCCAGCAGGCACGGGTCGAGAGAAAACTTGGATCTGCTCACCCCTCGGCCCAGTCAGAGAGATCACGGGAACACGCTGCCCCGGAGGCAGGGCTCCAGAGACCACCTTGAAACTTTACCCTGCAGATTTGGGTCAAGAGAGCAGCTAGACTGTGGGCTGGTAAGAGAGGTCTCGAGAGAGTGGCTAAACACATTGCCGAGCAGGCAAGTGTCCAGAGACCGAATAGATACGTTGCCGAGTCGAGATACGTCTCGAGAACAATTGGATTTGCTTTCTCGAAGACAGCCTTCAAGGGACCAGCTAGCATCGGCTAGGCAAACTTCAAGAGAGCAGCTGGACTTTCTCTCCAGAAGATCTAATTCCAGAGAGCCGCTGGGTACGGTGCCCAGCAGGCAGCCCTCGCAGGAGAATCTGGGGAGTCTCTCTCGGAGACAGCTGTCTAGGGAAAGCCTAGAGCCGCTGTCCAGGAGGCAGCCTTCCAGAGAGAACCTGGAGGCCATCCCCAGCCGCCACCCTTCCACCGAACAGTTAGATATCCTTTCTTCCATCCTTGCTTCTTTTAACACCTCCGTCCTGTCCTCGGTGCAATCTTCCAGCACGCCTTCGGGCCCCCAGACCACCGCCACCCCCTCTGCTGTGCAGACCTCCTCGCCGCCCTCCGCGGCGTGTCCCTCGACGCCTCGCTCCACCACCTCCCACAGCATCTCGGAGCTGTCGCCGGACTCAGA AATAATGAGAAACGAGGGCCATTCCTGA